Proteins from a single region of Erythrobacter sp.:
- a CDS encoding TIR domain-containing protein produces the protein MDKHAGAVAGDGGDAAPVSAPSVFLSYSRTDLERARPVIALLEGAGFDVWWDGRLEGGENYLATTENALEAADCVAVLWSQTSVASHWVRDEAQRGRERGCLVPLSLDGTMAPLGFRQFQLLDIAGWSGDPADALAARILVAVRTRAGQSAAAGEAPAVTAPAPPAATPGLAVSRRALMIGGAGLVGTAALFGVWKSGLLSGGGSQAISMVVLPFANLTGDVSKAWFSNGLSNELRAVLVRNPRLRVAAPTSSVALDGEDEFAIGRKLGVEHILRGSVQRDDTRMRVSAELVQIEGGTVRWAETYDRPLSDVFALQTEIAETVALSLVAQTVGESEARSSLEAQQAVGGTQDIAAYEAFLRGHALYDLSAGAQTDRAALEQFDTAIAKDPGYAAAHAMRSTMLAAIANTANTAEEARGLFVQAIAAAERAIALEDRLAQGHLALGFALNNGQLKRAKAMVHYRKAEKLAPGDADALRQVATFYSFGTEIDLAQQMIKRVIDLDPLNARTFRSAGFVNLFARDYAGAIAQMQRALQINQSLASAHFVIANARLMQGDAVGALAAAKAEPVAQFALTMTAIAAHKLGDTAKADAEYAKLLADYGDAALYQQAQVLAQRGEGSGAVARLQAAYAAGDSGMLLARNDPMLDPIRSDPKLGELLSKLGS, from the coding sequence ATGGATAAACACGCAGGCGCAGTGGCAGGTGATGGCGGGGATGCTGCGCCCGTGTCTGCGCCGTCCGTTTTCCTGAGCTATTCGCGCACCGATCTGGAGCGCGCCCGCCCGGTGATCGCGCTGCTGGAAGGCGCGGGCTTCGATGTGTGGTGGGATGGCCGGCTGGAGGGCGGGGAGAATTACCTCGCCACCACCGAAAACGCGCTCGAAGCCGCCGATTGCGTGGCTGTGCTGTGGTCGCAGACCTCGGTCGCATCGCACTGGGTGCGTGACGAGGCGCAGCGCGGACGCGAGCGCGGGTGCCTGGTGCCGCTGTCGCTCGACGGGACGATGGCGCCGCTCGGCTTCCGGCAGTTCCAGCTGCTCGATATTGCGGGGTGGAGCGGCGATCCGGCCGATGCGCTGGCGGCACGCATTCTTGTGGCGGTGCGCACCCGTGCGGGGCAAAGCGCGGCCGCTGGCGAGGCGCCTGCCGTTACAGCGCCTGCACCGCCTGCCGCCACACCGGGCCTTGCGGTTTCGCGCCGTGCGCTGATGATCGGCGGTGCGGGGCTTGTCGGCACGGCCGCGCTGTTCGGGGTGTGGAAGTCTGGCCTTCTGTCCGGCGGCGGATCGCAAGCGATTTCGATGGTGGTGCTGCCCTTCGCCAATCTCACTGGCGATGTCAGCAAGGCGTGGTTCTCCAACGGCCTTTCGAACGAGTTGCGCGCCGTGCTGGTGCGCAATCCGCGCCTTCGGGTGGCGGCTCCGACTTCCTCGGTCGCGCTCGATGGCGAGGACGAATTCGCGATCGGCCGCAAGCTCGGGGTCGAACACATCCTCCGCGGCTCGGTGCAGCGCGATGATACCCGCATGCGCGTTTCGGCCGAACTGGTGCAGATCGAGGGCGGTACGGTGCGCTGGGCCGAAACCTATGATCGCCCGCTGTCCGATGTTTTCGCGCTCCAGACCGAGATCGCCGAGACAGTCGCGCTCTCGCTGGTCGCCCAGACTGTCGGCGAGAGCGAGGCGCGCAGCAGCCTCGAAGCGCAGCAGGCGGTGGGGGGCACGCAGGATATTGCGGCCTACGAGGCCTTCCTGCGCGGCCATGCCCTGTATGATCTGTCAGCCGGGGCCCAGACAGACCGCGCCGCGCTCGAGCAGTTCGATACGGCCATCGCCAAAGACCCCGGCTATGCTGCCGCCCACGCCATGCGCTCGACCATGCTGGCAGCGATCGCGAACACGGCGAACACGGCGGAGGAGGCGCGCGGGCTCTTTGTGCAGGCGATTGCCGCTGCCGAGCGGGCCATCGCACTCGAAGACCGCTTGGCGCAGGGCCATCTCGCGCTGGGCTTTGCGCTCAACAACGGTCAGCTCAAGCGGGCCAAGGCGATGGTGCATTACCGGAAGGCCGAAAAGCTTGCGCCCGGCGATGCTGACGCGCTGCGGCAGGTGGCGACCTTCTATTCCTTCGGGACAGAGATCGATCTTGCGCAGCAGATGATCAAGCGCGTGATCGATCTCGATCCGCTCAACGCGCGGACGTTCCGCTCGGCCGGCTTCGTCAATCTGTTTGCGCGCGACTATGCTGGCGCGATCGCCCAGATGCAGCGCGCGTTGCAGATCAACCAGAGCCTTGCCAGTGCCCATTTCGTGATTGCCAATGCGCGGCTGATGCAGGGCGACGCGGTGGGCGCGCTGGCGGCTGCGAAAGCCGAACCGGTCGCGCAATTCGCGCTCACCATGACCGCCATCGCCGCGCACAAGCTGGGCGATACCGCCAAGGCCGATGCCGAATATGCCAAGCTCCTCGCCGATTACGGCGACGCCGCGCTCTATCAGCAGGCGCAGGTTCTGGCGCAGCGCGGCGAGGGCAGCGGGGCGGTCGCACGCCTTCAGGCCGCTTATGCCGCAGGCGATTCCGGGATGCTGCTGGCCCGCAATGATCCGATGCTCGATCCGATCCGCAGTGACCCGAAGCTTGGGGAATTGCTTTCCAAGCTCGGCTCGTGA
- a CDS encoding Na+/H+ antiporter subunit G, with protein MSGAVSLGEGLASALIVLGAGFALVGSWGLVRLPSLMERLHGPTKASTLGLGAMLAGSILWFRLAQGVWSLHELLVTLFLFVTAPITANMIAKVHLHRLRQGEAPGPAGAPAAPGEAGDWATYEAPHKGSPGHFDEE; from the coding sequence ATGAGCGGCGCGGTATCTCTCGGCGAAGGGCTGGCGAGCGCGCTGATCGTGCTGGGCGCCGGATTTGCGCTGGTGGGCAGTTGGGGGCTGGTGCGCCTGCCTTCGCTGATGGAGCGGTTGCACGGTCCGACCAAGGCCTCGACCCTGGGCCTCGGGGCAATGCTGGCGGGTTCGATTCTCTGGTTCCGGCTGGCGCAGGGGGTATGGAGCCTGCATGAATTGCTGGTGACGCTGTTCCTGTTCGTCACCGCGCCGATCACCGCCAACATGATCGCCAAGGTGCACCTCCACCGCCTGCGGCAGGGCGAGGCGCCCGGTCCGGCAGGCGCGCCCGCAGCCCCCGGAGAGGCGGGTGACTGGGCAACCTACGAAGCCCCGCACAAGGGCAGCCCGGGACATTTCGACGAAGAATAG
- a CDS encoding K+/H+ antiporter subunit F — protein sequence MIGYALAFGFAALGLALVLNLWRLLKGPGEADRILALDTMVINAIGLIVLGGIARGSGTSFEAALLLAMVGFVGTVAYAKFLLRGDIIE from the coding sequence GTGATCGGCTATGCGCTCGCCTTCGGCTTCGCGGCATTGGGCCTCGCCCTCGTCCTCAACCTGTGGCGCCTGCTCAAGGGGCCGGGGGAGGCCGACCGCATCCTCGCGCTCGACACGATGGTGATCAACGCGATCGGGCTGATCGTGCTCGGCGGGATCGCTCGCGGCAGCGGCACCTCGTTCGAGGCGGCGTTGCTGCTCGCCATGGTCGGCTTTGTCGGCACGGTGGCCTACGCGAAGTTCCTCCTGCGCGGAGACATCATCGAATGA
- a CDS encoding Na+/H+ antiporter subunit E: MSRLIPHPGLSVLLVIVWMALAGEASFGALFLGLLAGLVVPLFTAPWWPGRPRLRFLPGLSYALLVIGDIIIANFEVAAIILFKPARELKPAWLTIPLDLASPEAITVFAGTISLTPGTVSADISACGKYLLVHALHAPDPAAEVAKVKARYEARLGRIFL, encoded by the coding sequence ATGAGCCGCCTCATCCCCCATCCCGGCCTCAGCGTGCTGCTCGTCATCGTTTGGATGGCGCTGGCGGGCGAGGCCAGTTTCGGCGCGCTGTTTCTCGGGCTGTTGGCGGGCCTTGTCGTCCCGCTGTTCACCGCACCATGGTGGCCAGGCCGGCCGCGCCTGCGCTTTCTTCCCGGCCTTTCCTATGCCCTGCTGGTGATCGGCGACATCATCATCGCCAATTTCGAGGTTGCCGCGATCATACTGTTCAAGCCCGCCCGCGAGCTCAAACCGGCATGGCTGACGATCCCGCTCGATCTTGCCAGCCCCGAGGCGATCACGGTGTTTGCCGGCACCATCAGCCTGACGCCGGGCACGGTCTCGGCCGATATCTCGGCCTGCGGCAAATATCTGTTGGTCCACGCGCTCCACGCCCCCGATCCCGCTGCCGAGGTGGCCAAGGTCAAGGCGCGTTACGAAGCCCGGCTGGGGAGGATTTTCCTGTGA
- a CDS encoding monovalent cation/H+ antiporter subunit D yields the protein MTLAQHLPILPVAIPALAAPLILLVIRRYRVLGLALGFGSCAAMLAAALALMGAGSSGAIAVYALGGWAAPFGIVLVADRLAAIMLVLTACLALVALLHAVLTGSDRKGAHFHALFQFQLMGLNGAFLTGDLFNLFVFFEVLLIASYGLMLHGQGPARLKAGVQYVVVNLVGSALFLIALGLLYALTGTLNMADMGLRVAAIAPADQGLLRIAALLLASVFLLKAAVVPLHLWLVRTYETATPAVAGLFAILTKVGVYSLIRVVPQVFGEGAGAAAWVPSPYLWPAALVTAGIGFAGVFTARNLSQQAAYAIIGSTGTLLIAVAGWQAEMLGAALYYLVHSTIAGAALFLVADVVARARGAAGNATAPGPDFAGRQTIGLLFMATAIAVCGLPPLSGFIGKLLILGSVTALPEWGWAWGVILGTTLIGVIGFARAGSAIFWKAGAPAASLTRPMARADCAAPVIALLLLAALTIWAGPASAYAEAAAAQVLDPAASARAVLGEAGS from the coding sequence ATGACGCTGGCTCAGCACCTCCCGATCCTTCCCGTGGCGATCCCAGCGCTGGCTGCACCGTTGATCCTGCTGGTGATCCGCCGTTACCGGGTGCTGGGGCTGGCGCTCGGCTTTGGTTCCTGCGCGGCGATGCTGGCGGCTGCGCTGGCGCTGATGGGTGCAGGCAGCAGCGGCGCGATTGCGGTCTATGCGCTGGGCGGATGGGCCGCGCCTTTCGGCATCGTGCTGGTGGCAGACCGGCTGGCTGCGATCATGCTGGTGCTGACCGCCTGTCTCGCGCTCGTCGCGCTGCTCCATGCGGTGCTGACGGGGAGTGATCGCAAGGGCGCGCATTTCCACGCCCTGTTCCAGTTCCAGCTGATGGGATTGAACGGCGCGTTCCTGACCGGCGATCTGTTCAATCTCTTCGTGTTCTTTGAGGTGCTGCTGATCGCCTCCTACGGCCTGATGTTGCACGGGCAGGGGCCGGCGCGGCTCAAGGCCGGGGTGCAATATGTGGTGGTGAACCTGGTCGGCTCGGCGCTGTTCCTGATTGCGCTCGGTTTGCTCTATGCGCTCACCGGCACGCTCAACATGGCGGATATGGGCCTGCGGGTTGCGGCAATTGCGCCGGCCGATCAGGGCCTCTTGCGGATCGCGGCGCTGCTGCTGGCGAGCGTCTTCCTTCTCAAGGCGGCGGTGGTGCCGCTCCACCTGTGGCTGGTGCGGACCTACGAGACGGCGACCCCGGCGGTGGCGGGCCTGTTCGCGATCCTCACCAAGGTTGGCGTCTATTCGCTGATCCGGGTGGTTCCGCAGGTGTTCGGCGAGGGCGCGGGGGCGGCCGCATGGGTGCCTTCACCCTACCTCTGGCCCGCCGCGCTGGTGACGGCGGGGATCGGCTTTGCGGGCGTGTTCACCGCGCGCAATCTGTCGCAGCAGGCAGCCTATGCGATTATCGGGTCGACCGGCACGCTGCTGATCGCGGTTGCCGGGTGGCAGGCAGAAATGCTGGGCGCGGCGCTCTATTACCTTGTCCATTCGACCATCGCGGGGGCGGCGCTGTTTCTGGTGGCCGACGTGGTCGCAAGGGCCCGCGGCGCAGCGGGCAATGCCACTGCCCCCGGCCCCGACTTCGCCGGTCGCCAGACCATCGGGCTTCTGTTCATGGCCACCGCAATTGCGGTGTGCGGTCTGCCGCCGCTGTCGGGCTTCATCGGCAAGCTACTGATCCTCGGGTCCGTCACCGCTCTGCCCGAATGGGGCTGGGCCTGGGGCGTGATCCTCGGCACTACGCTGATCGGGGTGATCGGCTTTGCCCGCGCGGGGAGCGCGATCTTCTGGAAGGCGGGCGCGCCTGCCGCTTCGCTGACCCGGCCGATGGCGCGCGCCGATTGCGCAGCGCCGGTGATCGCCTTGCTGTTGCTGGCTGCGCTCACGATCTGGGCCGGGCCAGCCAGCGCCTATGCCGAGGCCGCCGCCGCGCAAGTCCTCGATCCCGCTGCCAGCGCGCGCGCGGTGCTGGGGGAGGCCGGATCATGA
- a CDS encoding Na+/H+ antiporter subunit C translates to MTYEFLVASSIGVLVAGGIYLALRARTFQVVLGLTLISYAVNLFLFASGRLVLNRPPIWDKAAAGYTEPLPQALVLTAIVITFGMTALVVILALRSFLETGSDHVDGAAVPDDDGEEGGA, encoded by the coding sequence ATGACCTACGAATTCCTCGTGGCGAGCAGCATCGGCGTGCTGGTGGCGGGCGGCATCTATCTCGCCCTGCGCGCGCGCACCTTTCAGGTGGTGCTGGGCCTGACGCTCATTTCCTATGCGGTGAACCTGTTCCTGTTCGCGAGCGGCAGGCTGGTGCTGAACCGCCCGCCGATCTGGGACAAGGCGGCCGCCGGCTACACCGAACCGCTGCCGCAGGCGCTGGTGCTGACCGCAATCGTCATCACCTTCGGCATGACCGCGCTGGTGGTGATCCTAGCGCTGCGCAGCTTCCTCGAAACGGGCAGCGATCATGTCGATGGCGCGGCGGTGCCGGACGATGATGGCGAGGAGGGCGGCGCATGA
- a CDS encoding monovalent cation/H+ antiporter subunit A, with product MADGLMLTTLAALPFLAALAIALAAGGSRAVHSGIAGFASAVALAILARFAAPVIGGDVPSVTISWVPALGLDLTLMIDPLGLMFAGLILGIGLLVVIFAHAYLAQGEASARFFASLMLFQGAMLGIVIAGNVLLLLVFWELTSLASFLLIGFWQHKPEGRQGARMALAVTGGGGLALIGGMLLLGQVTGSYDLATILAQGDAVRASPLYPVILGLILIGCFTKSAQFPFHFWLPHAMAAPTPVSAYLHSATMVKAGIFLLARLWPVLAETEAYTAIVSSVGLVTMVFGAGVALFRHDLKSILAYSTISQLGMIVMLLGFSQAAAVVAAMLHILNHAAFKAALFMSAGIVEHETGTRDIRRLGGLAKAMPVTALVATLAAASMAGLPPLGGFISKELMLEQTIELPFADPAWVVPLLATIGAGFSVTYSLRLAVHLFFGTPHEAEPFARAHDPDAAMWASPALLTALAVLLGLAPVELAAPLVGAVTEVVVGNAPPPLDFALWHGFNLALMLSLVAVFAGTVLLWRHGSFLAVWERLALPDAKRLFEATIAFADRWTRKAMVAVHTPSLQRMIFALLAVVCALVIEGAVTGGGAITGTRPGLPAPPAALAAWALLIAATAAVINDARHRLRVLIFISVIGLIVTLAFVQFSAPDLALTQISVEVVTVLLLLLALNLLPKQPPQLSSPARLWRDGGLAVTGGVLVGGLAWAMLTRDAGASIAAFHIANAKPGGGGTNIVNVILVDFRAYDTLGEIIVLGIAGLAIFALLDTAATGSAGARLARWRKDSVHSPERHPMMLVMASRLALPLSLTAGIYLFLRGHNQPGGGFIAALVVAIAFLLQYLAAGHAWSDKRRAFDEHPMIAGGVLVAMATGLGAVVLGAPFLTSWFDYFSLPLIGKFELASAMLFDTGVFLTVLGAVMLALEKLGNIAQRAARADAVQAQAQAQAQGEERGA from the coding sequence ATGGCTGATGGCTTGATGCTCACCACGCTGGCGGCCTTGCCCTTTCTCGCCGCACTGGCAATCGCGCTAGCGGCCGGAGGATCGCGCGCGGTTCATTCCGGCATTGCGGGCTTCGCGAGCGCCGTAGCGTTGGCCATCCTCGCCAGATTTGCAGCGCCGGTCATCGGCGGAGACGTGCCGTCTGTCACGATCAGCTGGGTGCCCGCGCTGGGCCTTGATCTGACGCTGATGATCGATCCGCTGGGTCTCATGTTTGCCGGTCTCATCCTCGGCATCGGATTGCTGGTGGTGATCTTCGCCCATGCCTACCTTGCGCAAGGTGAGGCGAGCGCTCGGTTCTTTGCCAGTCTTATGCTGTTTCAAGGCGCGATGCTGGGGATCGTGATCGCGGGCAATGTCCTGCTGTTGCTGGTGTTCTGGGAGCTCACCAGCCTTGCCTCCTTCCTCCTCATCGGTTTCTGGCAGCACAAGCCGGAAGGGCGGCAGGGTGCGCGCATGGCGCTGGCGGTGACGGGCGGCGGGGGTCTCGCACTGATCGGGGGAATGCTGCTGCTGGGGCAGGTCACGGGATCCTATGACCTCGCGACGATCCTCGCGCAGGGTGACGCGGTGCGCGCATCGCCGCTCTATCCGGTGATCCTCGGCCTGATCCTGATCGGCTGCTTCACCAAGTCCGCGCAGTTCCCGTTCCACTTCTGGCTTCCCCACGCCATGGCCGCGCCGACGCCGGTGAGCGCCTATCTCCATTCGGCGACCATGGTGAAGGCCGGGATCTTCCTGCTCGCGCGGCTGTGGCCGGTGCTGGCAGAGACCGAGGCCTATACGGCGATTGTCAGTAGCGTGGGCCTTGTCACGATGGTGTTCGGCGCAGGCGTCGCGCTGTTCCGGCATGATCTGAAAAGCATCCTTGCCTATTCGACCATCTCGCAGCTCGGGATGATCGTGATGCTGCTCGGCTTTTCGCAAGCCGCCGCGGTGGTGGCAGCGATGCTGCACATCCTCAACCATGCCGCCTTCAAGGCCGCACTGTTCATGAGCGCGGGGATCGTCGAACACGAGACCGGCACGCGCGACATCCGCCGCCTTGGCGGGCTGGCCAAGGCGATGCCGGTCACTGCGCTGGTCGCTACGCTCGCGGCGGCCTCCATGGCAGGGCTGCCACCGCTGGGCGGGTTCATCTCGAAGGAGCTGATGCTCGAACAGACCATCGAACTGCCCTTTGCCGATCCCGCGTGGGTGGTGCCGTTGCTGGCCACAATCGGCGCGGGGTTTTCGGTCACCTATTCGCTGCGCCTTGCCGTGCACCTGTTCTTCGGCACACCGCACGAGGCGGAGCCCTTTGCCCGCGCGCATGATCCTGATGCTGCAATGTGGGCGTCCCCGGCGCTGCTGACGGCGCTGGCGGTGCTGCTCGGGCTTGCCCCTGTTGAGCTGGCCGCCCCATTGGTGGGCGCCGTGACGGAAGTCGTGGTCGGCAATGCGCCGCCTCCTCTCGACTTCGCCCTGTGGCACGGCTTCAATCTGGCGCTGATGCTGAGCCTTGTTGCCGTTTTCGCGGGCACGGTGCTGCTGTGGCGACACGGGTCGTTTCTTGCCGTGTGGGAGCGCCTTGCTCTGCCCGACGCCAAGCGCCTGTTCGAAGCCACCATCGCCTTTGCCGATCGCTGGACCCGCAAGGCGATGGTCGCGGTGCACACCCCCTCGCTCCAGCGGATGATTTTCGCCCTTTTAGCCGTGGTCTGCGCGCTGGTGATCGAGGGCGCGGTGACAGGCGGCGGGGCCATCACGGGCACGCGGCCCGGCCTTCCGGCTCCGCCCGCTGCACTGGCCGCATGGGCGCTGCTTATCGCGGCCACGGCGGCGGTGATCAATGATGCGCGCCACAGGCTCCGGGTGCTGATCTTCATCAGCGTCATCGGGCTGATCGTCACGCTCGCGTTCGTGCAGTTCTCCGCCCCCGATCTGGCGCTGACGCAGATTTCGGTCGAGGTGGTGACTGTGCTGCTGTTGCTGCTCGCGCTCAATCTCCTGCCCAAGCAACCACCGCAGCTTTCCTCGCCTGCGAGGCTGTGGCGGGACGGGGGGCTGGCGGTCACCGGCGGGGTACTGGTGGGCGGGCTTGCCTGGGCCATGCTGACCCGCGATGCGGGCGCGTCGATCGCGGCGTTCCACATCGCCAATGCCAAGCCCGGCGGCGGCGGGACCAATATCGTCAACGTCATCCTCGTCGACTTCCGCGCCTATGATACGCTGGGCGAGATCATCGTGCTGGGGATTGCGGGCCTCGCGATCTTCGCTCTGCTCGATACCGCCGCAACCGGGAGCGCGGGCGCAAGGCTGGCGCGCTGGCGCAAGGATTCGGTTCACTCGCCCGAGCGGCACCCGATGATGCTGGTGATGGCCAGCCGCCTTGCCCTGCCGCTGTCGTTGACGGCCGGCATCTATCTGTTCCTGCGCGGGCATAACCAGCCGGGCGGCGGGTTTATCGCGGCGCTGGTGGTGGCGATCGCCTTCCTGCTGCAATATCTCGCCGCCGGACACGCATGGTCTGACAAGCGCCGCGCCTTTGACGAGCACCCGATGATTGCGGGTGGCGTGCTGGTGGCGATGGCGACGGGGCTGGGTGCGGTGGTGCTTGGCGCGCCCTTCCTGACCTCGTGGTTCGACTACTTTTCGCTCCCGCTGATCGGCAAGTTCGAACTGGCGAGCGCGATGCTGTTCGATACCGGCGTGTTCCTGACGGTGCTGGGCGCGGTGATGCTGGCGCTCGAAAAGCTCGGCAACATCGCCCAGCGCGCCGCGCGGGCCGACGCGGTGCAGGCGCAGGCGCAGGCGCAGGCACAGGGCGAGGAGCGCGGGGCATGA
- a CDS encoding adenine phosphoribosyltransferase: MTPPQLSLPELKALVRTVPDFPHPGIQFRDITTLIGHHQGMAASVHHLAAVASEAGAHKIAGMEARGFIFGAAVAVQLGVGFVPVRKPGKLPIATIGIDYALEYGTDRLEMDPSAVVPGQKVVIVDDLIATGGTALASAELLRRAGAEVTHALFVIDLPDLGGADRLREAGIEVRALMEFEGD, encoded by the coding sequence ATGACGCCGCCGCAACTCTCGCTGCCCGAGCTCAAGGCGCTGGTGCGCACCGTGCCGGACTTTCCGCATCCGGGCATCCAGTTCCGCGACATCACCACGCTGATCGGGCACCATCAGGGGATGGCGGCGAGCGTGCATCACCTCGCAGCAGTGGCGAGCGAAGCGGGGGCGCACAAGATCGCCGGGATGGAAGCACGCGGCTTCATCTTCGGTGCGGCGGTGGCGGTGCAGCTTGGGGTCGGCTTCGTTCCGGTCCGCAAGCCGGGCAAGCTCCCGATCGCAACCATCGGCATCGATTATGCGCTCGAATACGGCACTGACCGGCTGGAGATGGATCCGAGCGCGGTTGTGCCCGGGCAAAAGGTCGTGATCGTCGACGATCTGATCGCGACCGGCGGCACCGCGCTCGCCTCGGCTGAGCTGCTGCGCCGGGCTGGCGCGGAGGTCACGCACGCGTTGTTCGTCATCGATCTGCCCGATCTCGGCGGCGCGGACCGGCTGCGCGAAGCGGGCATCGAAGTGCGCGCGCTGATGGAATTCGAAGGCGATTGA
- a CDS encoding cytochrome c1, whose amino-acid sequence MTIRLGGIIFGLAITAVLVLWSLIPGVYNLAFGPAPEQQPSYAFYEHGEGPKGGFSFDGPFGKWDTAQLQRGYQVYKEVCSACHSLKFVAFRNLQQLGYTEAEVDAEAASWTVPGIDPATGETTTRPGEPTDAFPSPYPNAIAAAAANNNAIPPDLSLMAKARHDGSNYIHDLLVGYVEPDAEKAAKVGFETPAGLYFNKHFPNVNIAMPPPLAIDGQVTYADGTNATIPQMATDVAAFLTWTAEPSLVTRKQTGWFVIGFLLFATTLAFLSYKQIWAGMKPKKK is encoded by the coding sequence ATGACTATTCGTCTCGGAGGCATCATCTTCGGCCTGGCCATCACTGCGGTGCTGGTGCTGTGGTCGCTGATTCCCGGTGTCTACAACCTCGCTTTCGGCCCGGCGCCGGAACAGCAGCCCTCCTATGCCTTCTACGAGCATGGCGAAGGCCCCAAGGGCGGCTTCTCGTTCGACGGTCCGTTCGGCAAGTGGGACACGGCCCAGCTGCAGCGCGGCTACCAGGTCTACAAGGAAGTCTGCTCGGCCTGCCACAGCCTGAAGTTCGTTGCCTTCCGCAACCTCCAGCAGCTCGGTTACACCGAAGCCGAGGTCGACGCCGAAGCTGCGAGCTGGACGGTTCCGGGCATCGATCCGGCCACCGGCGAGACCACCACCCGTCCGGGCGAGCCGACCGACGCTTTCCCCAGCCCCTATCCCAATGCGATTGCAGCGGCTGCGGCGAACAACAACGCCATCCCGCCTGATCTTTCGCTGATGGCCAAGGCGCGTCACGACGGTTCGAACTACATCCATGACCTGCTGGTCGGTTATGTCGAGCCCGACGCGGAGAAGGCGGCCAAGGTCGGCTTTGAAACCCCGGCTGGTCTCTACTTCAACAAGCACTTCCCCAACGTGAACATCGCGATGCCCCCGCCGCTCGCGATCGACGGGCAGGTGACCTATGCCGACGGCACCAACGCCACCATCCCGCAGATGGCGACTGACGTTGCGGCCTTCCTGACTTGGACGGCGGAACCCTCGCTGGTGACCCGCAAGCAGACCGGCTGGTTCGTGATCGGCTTCCTGCTGTTCGCCACCACTCTGGCCTTCCTCAGCTACAAGCAGATCTGGGCCGGGATGAAGCCGAAGAAGAAGTAA
- a CDS encoding cytochrome b/b6: MSFAWAKQYEPKTALTKWLDEKLPLPRLVYNAVGAGYPVPRNLNYMWNFGVLAGFCLMIQIVTGVVLAMHYAANGLVAFATVEHIMRDVNYGWLLRYAHANGASFFFIVIYLHIFRGFFYSSYKAPREMIWLLGVVIFLLMMATAFMGYVLPWGQMSFWGAQVITGLFSAIPLVGEPLQVWLLGGFAPDNAALNRFFSLHFLLPFVIAGVVILHIWALHIPGSSNPTGVEVKQESDTVPFHPYYTAKDGFGLGVFLVLFAAVVFFLPNALGHPDNYIEANPLSTPAHIVPEWYFLPFYAILRAFTGDLSIPFMGITLVPAKLLGVIAMFGSILVWFILPWLDKSPVRSGHFRPLFRKFFWVLVLDMAVLTYCGGAPAEEPYVVISQIATAYYFLHFLVILPIVSQIEVPKALPFSITEAVIGKDTGAAEPRTGTADAGDTGAAPDGSLQPAE; encoded by the coding sequence ATGAGTTTCGCCTGGGCCAAGCAATACGAACCGAAGACCGCTCTGACCAAGTGGCTTGACGAGAAGCTGCCGCTTCCGCGTCTCGTCTACAACGCGGTCGGGGCCGGTTATCCGGTGCCGCGCAACCTCAACTACATGTGGAACTTCGGCGTGCTCGCCGGCTTCTGCCTGATGATCCAGATCGTCACCGGCGTCGTGCTGGCGATGCATTATGCTGCCAACGGCCTCGTCGCATTTGCGACGGTCGAGCACATCATGCGCGATGTCAATTACGGCTGGCTGCTGCGCTACGCCCACGCCAACGGGGCAAGCTTCTTCTTCATCGTGATCTACCTGCACATCTTCCGCGGGTTCTTCTATTCGTCCTACAAGGCCCCGCGCGAGATGATCTGGCTGCTGGGTGTGGTGATCTTCCTGCTGATGATGGCGACCGCCTTCATGGGCTACGTGCTGCCGTGGGGCCAGATGAGCTTCTGGGGGGCGCAGGTCATCACCGGCCTGTTCTCGGCGATTCCGCTGGTGGGCGAGCCGCTGCAGGTGTGGCTGCTGGGCGGTTTCGCGCCGGACAACGCCGCGCTGAACCGCTTCTTCTCGCTGCACTTCCTGCTGCCCTTCGTGATCGCGGGCGTTGTGATCCTGCACATCTGGGCGCTGCACATCCCGGGCTCGTCGAACCCGACCGGCGTGGAAGTGAAGCAGGAATCGGACACTGTGCCGTTCCACCCCTATTACACCGCCAAGGACGGCTTCGGCCTCGGCGTGTTCCTGGTGCTGTTCGCTGCGGTGGTGTTCTTCCTGCCGAACGCGCTGGGCCACCCGGACAACTATATCGAGGCGAACCCGCTCTCGACCCCGGCCCACATCGTGCCCGAATGGTACTTCCTGCCGTTCTATGCGATCCTGCGCGCCTTCACCGGTGACCTTTCCATTCCCTTCATGGGCATCACTCTGGTTCCGGCGAAGCTGCTCGGCGTGATCGCGATGTTCGGTTCGATCCTCGTGTGGTTCATCCTGCCCTGGCTGGACAAGAGCCCGGTGCGTTCGGGCCACTTCCGTCCGCTGTTCCGGAAGTTCTTCTGGGTGCTGGTGCTCGATATGGCGGTGCTGACCTATTGCGGCGGCGCTCCGGCAGAGGAACCCTACGTGGTGATCAGCCAGATCGCGACGGCGTACTACTTCCTGCACTTCCTGGTGATCCTGCCGATCGTCAGCCAGATCGAAGTACCCAAGGCGCTGCCCTTCTCGATCACCGAAGCGGTGATCGGCAAGGACACCGGCGCCGCCGAGCCGCGCACCGGCACTGCCGATGCAGGCGATACCGGCGCCGCGCCCGATGGTTCGCTGCAACCTGCCGAGTGA